Proteins from a single region of Ziziphus jujuba cultivar Dongzao chromosome 1, ASM3175591v1:
- the LOC107417761 gene encoding WPP domain-associated protein — MESLKVMDAAIGSSTDGYVQLSSNAKDNENLGDQLVEDWDSYWQDITDRLTISRMVTDSVIKGMVNAVSQEAAEKIAQKELEVAGMKEMLHFYHVATDDNVPLGSLALQHESKGTKVKMHCRFSEAVVEHDRMKETLSGLKNTTEEQFKKLKKEVNQIRGSSSIKKICSSSELLGLGGILHEKESEKGHEVDRTFASLKTSLDTVYKQVEEMVHSSKASLCKWQSEQEFQAEIESMVIGNCIRSLEQEFEEKLWDKFCGEKSINLLGMMNEISSLRQELDAISKSLIISDVGQLSSHASFDGEEWSNSKKSDHFHCKLLSNHATTSSSIREENGKHEESQTNVLENSDPHRFKDMSKEQVSSYYYNEMSKMKRNHESKVQEMTEEYFSLKREFLKERWSSLPSKKDKEFDILRKRIPEVILKLDGILTGNEKIPLFDNNADSLCSLKNRLEMLLVENRQLKDFLTDKKKEIKGLESQLSDAKLKISTYSSSEAKLLNRIENLEDVQIEASIGEDVFNCIVREMMGQIKCGAEDSNLEYSVMKDIFESTFKEAAHNAKPASQCQVEDADMQSVIMQGLSEFIYREAWKDAEEKLNYLNMKYMVKEEKLKLEVIEKQRLRQEIRSLTREKEKLAQASATALEEIEQYKMDIGKLNQKLKQAMNELREVDEEKRTLLADLQKKQNVILLCDANEREIRKQVESVIVIVNGLVKAAADFECRVTDNIFKNCLRLKKLDTQSCFLIQKANILRRTGLLYKQRLDRKCSDLQKAEAEVDLLGDKVDALSSLLEKIYIALDHYSPILQHYPGIVEILKLVKRELSGESTRSV, encoded by the exons ATGGagagtttgaaagttatggatgccGCTATTGGATCATCCACTGATGGTTATGTGCAGCTTAGCAGTAATGCTAAAGACAATGAGAACTTGGGTGATCAGCTTGTTGAGGATTGGGATTCTTATTGGCAAGATATCACTGACCGGTTGACCATATCAAGGATGGTAACTGACTCGGTTATCAAGGGCATGGTGAATGCAGTCTCTCAAGAGGCAGCAGAGAAAATTGCACAAAAAGAGCTAGAGGTAGCTGGGATGAAGGAAATGTTACACTTTTACCATGTCGCCACAGATGACAATGTACCGTTGGGTTCTCTAGCATTGCAACATGAGTCAAAAGGTACCAAAGTCAAGATGCATTGTAGATTCTCAGAGGCTGTTGTAGAGCATGATAGGATGAAAGAAACTCTGAGCGGTCTTAAGAATACAACTGAAGAGCAGTTCAAGAAACTTAAGAAAGAAGTTAACCAGATACGAGGGTCTAgctccataaaaaaaatttgttcaagTTCTGAGTTGTTGGGATTGGGTGGGATATTACATGAAAAGGAATCTGAAAAAGGGCATGAAGTAGATAGAACATTTGCTAGTCTCAAAACTTCCTTAGACACGGTCTATAAACAGGTGGAAGAAATGGTTCACTCGTCCAAGGCATCACTCTGTAAATGGCAGAGCGAGCAAGAGTTCCAAGCAGAAATTGAATCAATGGTAATTGGGAATTGTATCCGTAGTCTTGAACAAGAGTTTGAAGAAAAACTTTGGGATAAATTTTGCGGTGAAAAAAGTATAAACTTGCTTGGGATGATGAATGAAATTTCAAGTCTTCGTCAAGAATTAGATGCCATTTCTAAATCATTGATTATTTCTGATGTCGGGCAGCTATCTTCTCATGCATCCTTCGATGGTGAGGAATGGAGTAATAGTAAAAAGAGTGACCATTTTCATTGCAAGCTTTTAAGCAATCATGCGACAACTTCATCTTCAATTAGGGAAGAAAATGGTAAACATGAGGAGTCACAGACTAATGTGCTAGAGAATTCAGATCCTCACCGATTTAAGGACATGAGTAAAGAACAAGTGAGCAGCTATTATTATAATGAGATGTCCAAGATGAAAAGGAATCATGAGTCTAAAGTGCAAGAGATGACTGAAGAATATTTCAGCCTCAAGAGGGAATTCTTGAAAGAAAGGTGGTCTTCTTTGCCGTCAAAGAAGGATAAGGAGTTTGATATATTGAGGAAAAGAATCCCGGAGGTAATTTTGAAATTGGATGGTATTCTTACAGGAAATGAGAAAATACCTCTGTTTGACAACAATGCTGATAGTCTTTGCAGTTTGAAGAACAGATTGGAAATGCTCCTTGTAGAAAACCGCCAGCTCAAAGATTTTCTTACAGATAAGAAGAAGGAAATTAAAGGCCTTGAATCACAACTTTCTGATGCCAAATTGAAAATATCAACGTACTCTTCGTCCGAGGCAAAATTGTTGAACAGAATTGAAAATCTTGAAGATGTGCAAATAGAAGCTTCAATTGGTGAAGATGTATTTAATTGTATTGTTAGGGAAATGATGGGCCAAATCAAATGTGGTGCTGAAGATTCAAATTTGGAGTATAGTGTCATGAAAGATATTTTTGAAAGCACATTCAAAGAAGCTGCTCATAATGCTAAACCTGCTAGCCAATGCCAAGTTGAAGATGCAGATATGCAGTCTGTCATAATGCAAGGATTGTCTGAATTTATATATAGAGAAGCCTGGAAAGATGCTGAGGAGAAACTCAATTATTTGAATATGAAATATATGGTAAAAgaagagaaattaaaattgGAGGTTATAGAAAAACAAAGATTAAGGCAAGAAATACGCTCCCTTACACGAGAAAAGGAGAAACTGGCCCAGGCTTCGGCAACTGCACTGGAAGAAATTGAGCAATATAAGATGGACATAGGCAAGTTGAATCAAAAGTTAAAGCAGGCAATGAATGAGTTAAGGGAAGTTgatgaagaaaaaagaacacTTTTAGCTGATTTGCAAAAGAAGCAGAATGTGATATTGCTATGTGACGCAAATGAACGTGAGATCAGGAAGCAAGTAGAATCAGTTATCGTTATTGTCAATGGATTAGTAAAAGCTGCTGCAGATTTTGAATGTAGAGTAACTGACAATATCTTCAAGAATTGTTTGAG GTTGAAAAAATTGGATACTCAATCATGCTTCCTTATCCAAAAAGCTAATATCCTTAGAAGGACAGGGTTGCTGTACAAGCAGAGACTTGACAGGAAATGTTCTGACCTTCAAAAGGCTGAAGCTGAG GTTGATCTTTTGGGGGATAAAGTTGATGCACTTTCAAGTCTTCTTGAAAAGATATACATTGCACTTGATCATTATTCACCAATACTGCAGCATTATCCTGGA ATTGTTGAGATCTTGAAGCTTGTAAAAAGAGAATTAAGTGGAGAATCTACTCGTTCTGTGTGA
- the LOC107417738 gene encoding uncharacterized protein LOC107417738, protein MNSQKWGCGEGEAHENGHGSQFLLGLDGGATSTVCVCMPLFPFSDDPNNLPDPLPILARSVAGCSNHNSVGETAARLTLEQVITEALSKSGADLCAVCAVCLGVSGVNHPTDQERILTWLREMFPSHVKLYVQNDAVAAMASGTMGKLHGCVLVSGTGTISYGFADGKEARAAGAGPILGDWGSGYGIAARALTAVMRAHDGRGSKTMLTTRILKALALSSPDEIIGWTYADPSWARIAALVPEVVSCAEAGDQIANEILVDAVQELTISVKAVVERLNLCGEDGSASFPVVMVGGVLEGNKGWDIGNEVINSIQKLFPGAHPESPKVEPAIGAALLAWNFLMKESEGDNHH, encoded by the exons ATGAATTCGCAGAAATGGGGATGTGGGGAAGGTGAAGCGCATGAAAATGGACATGGGTCCCAATTCCTCCTGGGTTTGGACGGCGGAGCAACCTCCACTGTCTGTGTATGTATGCCGTTGTTCCCATTCTCCGACGACCCCAACAACCTTCCCGACCCTCTTCCCATTCTCGCTCGTTCTGTTGCCGGTTGCTCTAATCACAATAGTGTTGGAG AAACTGCTGCCAGGCTTACACTGGAACAGGTTATAACCGAGGCCCTTTCAAAATCAGGTGCAGATCTATGTGCTGTTTGTGCTGTTTGTTTAGGTGTCTCTGGTGTTAACCATCCAACAGATCAAGAAAGGATACTAACTTGGCTGAG ggAAATGTTCCCTAGCCATGTAAAACTATATGTTCAAAATGATGCTGTTGCAGCTATGGCAAGTGGGACGATGGGGAAACTTCATGGATGTGTATTAGTTTCTGGTACAGGGACTATTTCATATGGATTTGCTGATGGTAAAGAAGCTCGGGCTGCAGGTGCGGGGCCTATCTTGGGTGATTGGGGGAG TGGTTATGGGATTGCTGCACGAGCATTGACTGCAGTAATGAGGGCTCATGATGGTCGTGGTTCAAAGACAATGCTCACAACTAGAATCTTGAAGGCTTTAGCTCTTTCCTCTCCTGATGAAATCATTGG GTGGACTTATGCCGATCCGTCTTGGGCACGTATTGCAGCACTTGTTCCTGAAGTAGTTTCATGTGCAGAAGCTGGAGATCAAATTGCTAATGAAATTCTAGTTGATGCTGTACAGGAATTGACCATAAGCGTAAAAGCTGTCGTTGAAAGGCTTAACTTGTGTGGTGAAG ATGGAAGTGCTTCATTCCCCGTTGTTATGGTGGGTGGTGTTCTTGAAGGCAACAAGGGTTGGGATATAGGAAACGAAGTTATAAATTCTATCCAGAAACTCTTCCCTGGTGCTCATCCAGAAAGTCCAAAG GTAGAGCCTGCCATTGGGGCAGCATTGCTGGCCTGGAATTTCTTGATGAAGGAATCTGAAGGGGATAACCATCATTGA
- the LOC107417779 gene encoding probable receptor-like protein kinase At1g30570: MEKFQGWEFFLMLVLGVFFVFVETGEAQTRSFLINCGANSSVNVDGRKWVGDLAPDNNLTLSSSGIAASTDTLSGKSDFDSLYKTARIFTEGLNYTFQGIQGDYFVRLHFCPFSFDNYNVNESSFDVMANGLKLVSEFNVPAEISHKNMNFNSSSFSLIKEYILPVSSNVLVMEFIPAKESFGFVNALEIVPVSDDLFEESVGEVGGGNVNLSLGGRGIETMYRLNVGGPDIKPNEDSDLWRTWEVDSSYMITASAGEEIKSSSNITYSSMNDSMVAPLIVYETARTMSNNEILDKRFNMSWKFEVHPDFDYLVRLHFCELVYDKPNQRTFRIYINNRTAADNYDVYVRAGGKNKAYHKDFVDAVSSKFDTLWIQLGPDTAAGAAATDALLNGLEVFKLSRNGNLAYVDRYDSGGTSSHSSKSWILWVGIGAGVASVVILASVVTFIFYFCKSRRSKSSGTKDNPSGWRPLFLHGSILNSTANAKGSGRTQNPSTWSIASTRVCKRFTLSEIRVATNNFDESLVIGVGGFGKVYKGETDDGTLAAIKRANPQSDQGLSEFETEIEMLSKLRHRHLVSMIGFCEEQNEMILVYEYMANGTLRSHLFGSDLPPLSWKQRLEACIGAARGLHYLHTGAERGIIHRDVKTTNILLDENFVAKMSDFGLSKTGPALDHTHVSTAVKGSFGYLDPEYFRRQQLTEKSDVYSFGVVLFEVVCARAVINPTLPKDQINLAEWAMRWQRQRSLETIIDPRLKGNYSPESLKKFGEIAEKCIADEGKTRPTMGEVLWHLEYVLQLHEAWMRGNTGESTFSSSQALGGKDEREAEERHRPSSIDEETGFEERIIARRISELDATSEVELSQQTYLHEQ; the protein is encoded by the coding sequence ATGGAGAAGTTTCAAGGTTGGGAATTCTTTCTTATGCTCGTTCTGGGTGTTTTCTTTGTGTTTGTGGAAACTGGAGAAGCTCAAACAAGGTCGTTCTTGATAAACTGTGGTGCAAATTCCAGTGTTAATGTGGATGGTAGGAAATGGGTCGGTGACTTGGCCCCTGATAACAATCTCACTCTCAGTTCCTCTGGCATTGCTGCTTCCACTGATACATTAAGTGGTAAATCCGACTTTGATTCACTCTACAAAACTGCTCGGATTTTCACTGAGGGTTTGAACTACACATTTCAAGGAATTCAGGGTGATTATTTTGTTAGGCTCCATTTCTGTCCCTTTTCCTTTGACAATTACAATGTCAATGAATCTTCATTTGATGTTATGGCAAATGGTCTAAAGCTGGTGTCCGAATTCAATGTCCCTGCTGAGATTTCACACAAGAATATGAACTTCAATTCtagttctttttctttgattaaagaGTATATTCTACCCGTTTCATCAAATGTGCTTGTTATGGAATTCATCCCAGCTAAAGAATCATTTGGGTTTGTAAATGCTCTCGAGATTGTCCCCGTGAGTGATGATCTCTTTGAAGAGTCCGTTGGTGAAGTGGGTGGCGGTAATGTGAATCTGAGTTTGGGTGGGCGGGGGATTGAAACTATGTATAGGTTGAATGTTGGGGGTCCTGATATCAAACCCAATGAGGATTCAGATCTTTGGAGAACATGGGAAGTGGATTCCAGCTACATGATCACAGCGAGTGCGGGGGAGGAGATTAAGAGCAGTTCTAACATTACTTACTCGTCCATGAATGACTCTATGGTGGCTCCTCTAATTGTGTATGAAACTGCAAGAACTATGTCCAATAATGAAATCTTGGATAAAAGGTTCAACATGTCATGGAAATTTGAAGTGCATCCTGATTTTGATTATTTGGTTCGATTACATTTCTGCGAGCTAGTTTATGATAAGCCAAACCAGAGGACATTCAGAATCTACATAAACAACAGGACTGCAGCAGATAACTATGATGTTTATGTGCGAGCAGGAGGGAAGAACAAGGCATATCATAAGGATTTTGTTGATGCAGTGTCTTCAAAATTCGACACGCTTTGGATTCAATTGGGTCCTGACACCGCAGCTGGTGCTGCAGCAACTGATGCTCTCTTGAATGGTCTGGAGGTATTCAAGCTGAGTCGAAATGGAAATCTTGCCTATGTAGATAGATATGATTCAGGTGGGACTTCATCACACAGTTCAAAATCTTGGATTCTTTGGGTAGGCATTGGAGCAGGTGTGGCTTCTGTTGTTATTCTTGCCTCTGTAGTtactttcatattttatttttgcaaaagcCGGAGAAGTAAATCAAGTGGCACCAAAGATAATCCTTCTGGGTGGCGGCCACTATTCCTTCATGGATCCATTCTAAACAGCACTGCTAATGCCAAGGGATCAGGACGGACCCAGAATCCATCAACATGGTCGATAGCCTCTACTAGAGTTTGCAAGCGGTTTACATTATCTGAGATTCGTGTAGCAACGAATAATTTTGATGAAAGTTTAGTGATTGGAGTTGGAGGCTTTGGCAAGGTGTACAAAGGGGAGACAGATGATGGCACCCTTGCAGCGATCAAGCGGGCCAACCCACAATCTGATCAAGGTCTCTCTGAGTTTGAAACGGAGATTGAGATGCTTTCCAAGCTCAGGCATAGACATCTCGTCTCCATGATTGGGTTCTGTGAAGAACAAAATGAGATGATCTTGGTTTACGAATATATGGCAAATGGCACTCTTAGAAGTCATCTCTTTGGGAGTGATCTCCCACCTTTAAGTTGGAAGCAAAGATTAGAAGCATGCATTGGTGCTGCTAGAGGGCTTCATTACCTGCATACCGGAGCAGAGAGGGGAATAATCCACAGGGATGTTAAGACAACTAACATACTCTTGGATGAAAATTTTGTGGCGAAAATGTCTGATTTCGGGTTGTCAAAAACTGGCCCTGCTTTGGATCACACCCATGTCAGTACTGCAGTAAAAGGAAGCTTTGGATATCTAGATCCTGAATATTTCCGAAGACAGCAGTTGACAGAGAAATCTGATGTCTACTCTTTCGGTGTTGTGCTGTTTGAAGTTGTCTGTGCTCGAGCTGTTATAAATCCAACGTTGCCTAAAGATCAAATTAATCTTGCAGAATGGGCAATGAGGTGGCAACGGCAGAGATCACTAGAAACCATCATTGACCCACGTCTCAAAGGAAACTACTCTCCAGAGTCATTGAAGAAGTTTGGAGAGATAGCAGAAAAGTGTATAGCTGATGAGGGGAAGACGAGGCCAACAATGGGAGAAGTTCTATGGCACTTGGAGTACGTCTTGCAGCTTCACGAAGCTTGGATGCGTGGTAACACAGGGGAAAGTACCTTCTCAAGCAGTCAGGCTTTGGGGGGCAAAGATGAAAGAGAAGCGGAAGAGAGACACAGACCCAGCAGTATAGATGAAGAGACTGGTTTTGAAGAAAGGATTATAGCAAGGAGAATTAGTGAATTGGATGCTACGTCTGAAGTTGAGCTATCACAGCAGACTTACCTTCATGAACAGTGA